TAATACTGCAGTTCATATTGTGTTGAACTGTAATTCTCTGAGGTAAGCTCTCTCATTGGCTGGTCCTAGCCACGCCTCgggcagcagaaccagcagcacaTCCAACAGGACAGGGCGGTGCAGCAGTTGCCATAGCGATGGAAGCGTGGTTCAGCCAAACCTCCGTGTGACCAGCCGTCATCGGTGATCTGCTTCCCCACCCACAGCTTCCCATCGGTTTGCACATCTCCAGCTAGCGCCCCCTGCCTGCGACCAGAGCCACAGGACAGGGAGCAAGAGGAGGTGCAGGTCTGTTGGGCTTTCACTCCCAAGAAGGAGGCCAAGTCCAAGTCCagacctgctgctcctcctcggggCCGAGGAGTGTTTTGTCGACACTGAGGACATGTAATCCACACCTgaggggaggacagaggaggagcagtaaAGAAACTTTGTCTTACAATGTTTGGACTTTTTAACAAAAGCAATAGGCTGCTCAGGTGagtgttgatgatgtcatcaatcaCCTGCTCATTGATGACTATGTCAAGTCTCTTTAGACACGCTTGGCAGAAGGTGTGGCCGCAATACAGTCGCCGAGGCAACCGAGTCACCAGGTCATAGCTGCCGAAGCACACGATACACACCAGGTCCTGCTTCCTCAGTGGCATCATTGTTTCCACGGTAACCAAGGAGGGTGGAACAGGGAGGGGGCAGCGGGTCTCATCCTCTTCTTTGTGCACGTCGTCTGTCATGTTGGTTTGGTTGAAACGGTTCTTTTCATTTAGAACCTTAATAATAAgatgtaaataataaattaagatGTTGTGTCCACTTTGTAACGAGTATAAAATGCTGCGACTTGTTTTTAATGCACTGCTGATGATCATGTGACAGAAATAATGTCTGAGTCCGAGTTACGAATGTTACTTATGATGTCAGCAGCCTGTTGAGTCCATAAAgtaatgaatgattttttttcgtCTGAGGACTTTCCATCATGTGACGACAATAATACTTGATGGCTCagtgattattgattactgatCTGAAGTCAGTTGCTAAAATAGATACAGGTCTCTGAACATTGGCCTATGACATATGCGGTATGTTGCCCACTGGAGTTACATGACACTATTGACTTCCCACTTGGTATTGAAagagaattaataaaaaattacCTGCTGCACTCGGATTGGATTGATGTTTCTGAGAAGGCGGAACTTACCTggactcttcttttttcttcatatCAAATTTCTCCTTCTTATTCctcttgttgttcttgtttattgttgtttacgCTCAGCTGTcacttgtttcttcttctctcacacttttatttcctcctcttctttgcttttttcaccctctctctgtcttttattccagTTATAGCTCTCCGCTCATCCTCTCCTTGTTTATTTAtccttttgctgtttttttctttgtttacacTCCTCTGTCAGTCATTTCATTCTTGCATTTCTTTACTCATGCTTCTGTTTCTTCCTTTGTCATTTATTCTAGTTATCGTTCTCCTCTCATTCGATTTTCAATTGTTGGTTATTTTCTCCTCTTTActttgtttcttttcctccttgtACTTCCTTCTtccctttttctcttctttttttgtgttttaatctccTCTCTTAtctcctgtctttttctttactcTTCATTTTCCTCCAGTCGTAACTATGGTTccgtgtttgtctgtgttgttttcttcttctttctttctgtccgtTCCTCTTCTTATTTTTCCTCACTTCTCTTATAtccttattttctttcttctttgtttgctgtttttactTCCTTTCAAATTTGTTCTTTGTCTCTTATTCTCCTTGTCGTTCTCTCATCATTTTGTTCTAGCTGCTtctgagagagaaggagagagagacagagacacagagagagagagcctccATCAATAATTCAGCCTCATTTGGCCGACACTGACTGTCACTTTATCACTTTTATTAAACGCAAACCTGTTACTACAAAAGCCAAAAAATTTGATTTATCCTCAAgaatacagacagacagaaagaagcagcaaatgtggctacaataaaaataaaaaaacatttctgaagaAGACAACTGTTAGAATGCCAAACATAATTAATGCAATTAAGATTATAAACATTAATGCTGATAAATGTTAGCAGAAAGTGATGAACAATTAATCACATACCGGTACTATGAAAATATTAATACTAAAAACACTCAGTGTATTCAGTGACCAATTATGTGATCTGTAACCTGATCAACCAATAGAAAGTGGAGCTGCTCTCACATTTCTCTTCACCACTGGTGTCAGCCTATCTCGTTACAGTAGGGATTGTCTGATGTCGCCTGGCTACAgacacattaaaacacaatacaggacattttttatgcttgttttaaatgtgacaGGCTCATTGGCATGTCCTTTTGATCACATGAAAAAAGGGAAGCATTCGTGTAGCATAGGTGTAGTATTAGTTTCATACTAGACTAGACATTCCTGCAGCATTCGAATAGTACTAGTGTAGAACTGGTGTAATATTTGTGGAACATGGGTGTAGTTTTAGTATTGTCTCATTCTTCCTCATACCTATATCCCcatctccatctctcctcatctgtctccccatctttctttctctttctcacctTAACTGGCCAAGcagttttattgtgattgtcACAAAATTCATATAAGTGGACTTGACTTATATAATTATACTtcaaacataaaattaaatttaaaaatcATCTTTATTTCACCAACTACTTGTAGAAAATAATTGGTATCTGCCAAATTCTGGTTCACAGTtgaatattaacattttatttacatgccATGCCATTTGTGTCAATTTTATAAAGTCCTTCATAGTCAAATGTTAAAAATCAAAACTGTAAATATTAAtacttcctgaaaatgtcacaaATTCCTCTGAGGGGGGAAGAGGAAGGGTCAAgtacatttaaatacaaaaacatccaGTTTTCTTTAACCTCAtgttaaaatattaatataatgagcagacacacacaaaaggttACCATctaaaataaaaggaatataTTAAAAACAGTTTAAAGAAACAATTTTATCAATGTCTTAAAATAAGTGGTAATATTCGTCTTCTTCTTGAATGTGTTTAAAATTATTACTACTCTGGATTGCTCTGGATAttttaattggggggggggggggggcacgtctgCCGGTGAGGAAACGTAGCTCACAGTCTATTCGGCCTCTCATTGGTTGGTTTGTGTAGGCGGGGCCATCAGAGTaagccaatcagcagcagagTCAGGTGGTTCATATCTAAGATCAGTGGTAGGATTTTacttccttcattttttttagtttgaTTTGTCAGTTCCTTCGTTCCTCCCCGCCGCAGTTGCTTTCTTGTTTCCGTTGTttctttgattaaaaacaagaaaatacatCGATCCAAACCAATCACAATCGTCCTACCaatgtgacgtcacttcctcctcctgca
The nucleotide sequence above comes from Brachionichthys hirsutus isolate HB-005 chromosome 19, CSIRO-AGI_Bhir_v1, whole genome shotgun sequence. Encoded proteins:
- the rnf224 gene encoding RING finger protein 224; protein product: MTDDVHKEEDETRCPLPVPPSLVTVETMMPLRKQDLVCIVCFGSYDLVTRLPRRLYCGHTFCQACLKRLDIVINEQVWITCPQCRQNTPRPRGGAAGLDLDLASFLGVKAQQTCTSSCSLSCGSGRRQGALAGDVQTDGKLWVGKQITDDGWSHGGLAEPRFHRYGNCCTALSCWMCCWFCCPRRG